One window from the genome of Oscillospiraceae bacterium encodes:
- a CDS encoding sulfite exporter TauE/SafE family protein — MGAGLKTKTLRIGGMTCAHCQSRIEKALRSTAGIRSVRVSYSAGTAVVTYDADIVALRDVVRIITGLDYRVLDGTEQGAGAARAVGILLIVLALYMILRQLGLTGWLGAFPTAQAGMGYGMLFVIGLTTSVHCLAMCGGLNLSQCLPQAPDTPAAGGGRRVVLRPSLLYNLGRVLSYTLVGAGVGALGAVISLSGVAKGAVQLLAGVFMILMGLTMLGLFPGLRRLVPRMPRLFTRRIGGAGGARKLGPLYVGLLNGLMPCGPLQAMQLYALSTGGPVRGALAMLVFSLGTVPLMFGLGALSSVLSRTFTKKAMTAGAALVVVLGLSMFTNGWTLSGLSLWSGSASEQEAEAPEPPPAAETLSEGISADAPAGAAEVQRVNTTLKPGRYTPITVRVGVPVEWTVDAPEGSLNGCNNRMYIPEYGIEVPFQLGANLIEFTPTRTGTFAYSCWMGMIRSTITVVDG, encoded by the coding sequence GCTGCGCATCGGCGGCATGACCTGTGCGCACTGCCAGAGCAGGATCGAAAAAGCGCTGCGTAGCACCGCCGGTATCCGCAGTGTGCGGGTGAGCTACAGCGCGGGTACAGCCGTCGTGACTTACGATGCGGACATCGTTGCGCTGCGCGACGTCGTCCGCATCATCACTGGGCTGGACTACCGGGTGCTCGACGGAACCGAGCAGGGGGCGGGCGCGGCGCGGGCCGTGGGCATCCTCTTGATTGTGCTTGCGCTGTATATGATTCTGCGGCAGCTGGGTCTCACCGGGTGGCTGGGTGCATTTCCCACCGCGCAGGCGGGCATGGGGTATGGCATGCTCTTTGTCATCGGACTTACGACTTCGGTGCACTGTCTGGCAATGTGCGGCGGGCTCAACCTCTCGCAGTGCCTCCCGCAGGCGCCGGACACGCCGGCAGCGGGCGGCGGGCGGCGTGTCGTGCTGCGGCCAAGCCTGCTATACAATCTCGGCCGCGTGCTCTCTTATACGCTGGTCGGCGCCGGCGTCGGCGCGCTGGGGGCGGTGATCAGCCTCTCGGGTGTGGCCAAAGGAGCCGTACAACTCCTCGCAGGGGTGTTTATGATCCTCATGGGTTTGACAATGCTGGGGCTTTTTCCCGGACTGCGCCGGTTGGTGCCGCGGATGCCGCGTCTCTTCACCCGGCGGATCGGCGGCGCCGGCGGCGCCCGCAAGCTCGGCCCGTTGTATGTGGGGCTGCTGAACGGCCTTATGCCGTGCGGACCGCTGCAGGCCATGCAGCTCTATGCGCTCTCCACTGGCGGTCCGGTCCGGGGGGCGCTTGCTATGCTGGTATTTTCGTTGGGGACCGTACCGCTGATGTTCGGCCTCGGCGCGCTCAGCTCGGTGCTGAGCCGGACCTTTACCAAAAAGGCCATGACCGCCGGCGCGGCGCTGGTCGTGGTGCTCGGTCTTTCGATGTTCACAAACGGCTGGACGCTCTCCGGACTCTCCCTTTGGAGCGGCTCCGCTTCGGAGCAGGAGGCGGAGGCGCCGGAGCCCCCGCCGGCGGCAGAGACGCTCTCGGAAGGGATCTCGGCGGACGCGCCGGCAGGGGCGGCCGAGGTGCAGCGGGTGAATACCACACTCAAGCCAGGGCGCTACACCCCCATCACAGTCCGGGTGGGCGTGCCGGTGGAATGGACCGTGGACGCTCCGGAGGGCAGCCTCAACGGCTGTAACAACCGCATGTATATTCCAGAATATGGAATCGAAGTCCCTTTTCAGCTCGGAGCCAATCTGATCGAATTCACGCCGACCCGGACGGGCACGTTTGCCTACTCCTGCTGGATGGGGATGATCCGCAGTACGATCACCGTCGTGGACGGCTGA
- a CDS encoding DUF2318 domain-containing protein: MRVLLSHWHCVVPVILLAAGCFLAKASKWHRRKANGTTAENAVKRRPSRGPRGPWSTRLMLLALTLLVTAAGCARADAPPDVPASPGVSGAAPAETPKIPASETPETGGDGPAPSGADPGESAAPADTPAPPKEGDGMPNRPAPADPPPVAESAAPDIPPADPGTAGSVNDLVIPIAELTEQASFYPVEVNGTQLEVIAVKAPDGTLRTAFNTCQVCYDSGQGYYKQEGNALVCQNCGSLFTMDRVEKAQGGCNPVPIYADYKTVDEENITISGAFLEEATVIFQNWKASY; the protein is encoded by the coding sequence ATGCGTGTTTTGCTCAGCCACTGGCACTGCGTGGTGCCTGTCATCCTGCTCGCCGCCGGGTGTTTTTTGGCGAAGGCGTCAAAGTGGCACCGCCGGAAGGCGAACGGGACAACGGCGGAGAATGCTGTGAAGCGAAGACCCTCGAGAGGCCCGCGCGGGCCGTGGAGCACACGGCTGATGCTGCTGGCACTGACGTTGCTGGTCACGGCGGCGGGGTGTGCGCGCGCCGACGCGCCGCCGGATGTGCCGGCGTCCCCGGGCGTGTCCGGCGCGGCTCCGGCGGAGACCCCGAAGATCCCGGCATCGGAGACACCGGAGACAGGCGGAGACGGACCGGCGCCGTCCGGTGCAGATCCGGGTGAATCGGCTGCTCCGGCAGACACACCCGCGCCGCCGAAAGAGGGGGACGGCATGCCGAATCGCCCCGCACCGGCGGATCCGCCGCCGGTGGCCGAATCCGCCGCGCCGGATATCCCGCCGGCGGACCCCGGGACGGCGGGGAGCGTCAACGATCTGGTCATTCCCATCGCCGAGCTTACCGAACAGGCGTCTTTTTATCCGGTGGAGGTGAACGGCACCCAGTTGGAGGTCATCGCGGTGAAGGCGCCGGACGGCACGCTCCGCACGGCGTTCAATACCTGCCAGGTTTGCTACGACTCCGGGCAGGGTTACTACAAGCAGGAGGGAAACGCCCTCGTCTGCCAGAACTGCGGCAGCCTTTTCACGATGGATCGGGTCGAGAAAGCGCAGGGCGGCTGTAACCCGGTACCGATTTATGCCGACTACAAGACGGTGGACGAAGAAAACATCACAATCTCGGGGGCGTTTCTTGAGGAGGCGACGGTCATCTTCCAAAATTGGAAAGCATCCTATTGA